The sequence CCGGTTGTAGGGTCGTAAGTTCCTTGGCTTGCTGTAATGCTGGTATTTGGGTCACTGTCTACTATTAATCCGTTTGGCAGTAAATCAGTTATATTTACTCCTGTAGTGTTATTTGGTCCATTGTTTTTAACATTAATTTTTATTGTGACGTAATCACCTTTTTTGGGATTACTGTTATTTGTTGTTTGGTTTACTT is a genomic window of Methanobacterium veterum containing:
- a CDS encoding DUF11 domain-containing protein, producing the protein VNQTTNNSNPKKGDYVTIKINVKNNGPNNTTGVNITDLLPNGLIVDSDPNTSITASQGTYDPTTGLWAIGTLTNGKEVTLTIIARVDAESGTTIANRAYLSGTPAQYDWNTENNANEKYIIIT